A single Curtobacterium sp. MCSS17_015 DNA region contains:
- a CDS encoding tandem-95 repeat protein — MTTAVAVVVGAVVAGTALLSDGYHAQRVDLGDGTVWVPSAEYGAIGRANPGILELNTAVETSSDAVSVLQRGSTVYSVDETKGTVARVDVTDATLGDAVTLPPGSPRVLFAGATAVVGNGETGGLWTTPAADLDEFDASTEPDLTLGADAVFDASEERVGVYSPRTGTASLVSLGDSPSVRQRWTVRMDRDHDFQVAAIGDHVAVLDRTDRVLSVDGRDVELGDRVGQAPALQHSSADGDTVVVAGSAGLVRVSTSGAVTGTTLDVSGRAARPWLDGRCTFGAWNGGQAVDTCSGRALQRLDRMPGGAALQIVHNGEAVVANDPETGRSWAVDRSGQLIDNWADLVDREADQQQERTSDDEAEVEEDQAPPVAVDDDLGARPGRTTTLPVLLNDHDPNGDPLVIDELGPVDESVARVAVVSNGQQLQIALPATATGVVSFPYTITDGNGGSATATVRVTVRPESENDPPRQARDTTADVVQGGHVSTNVLGDWIDPDGDPVYLASAAPSDGDHTSTTPDGLLDYRNDSGKTGDRVQQITVSDGREPGRGSVTVAVAAQGDVPLRADAFPVDGYADEAFTVEPLEHVRGGNGAVTLTSVSSAPGLTVTPSYDAGTVRVEARSAGDWQLEYTVSDGTKTASGVIRVTVQAPPDASAAPVTTPKTVFVTTLSSKDTDVTATDSDPAGGVLLVTGLDGPPSASGVRASVLDQHVVRVALTAPLDGPVSFGYTVSNGLATATGTVTVVEIPRPDRIQPPVAQPDTATVRVGAVTDIDVLDNDSQPEGEALSLLPDLVQGVPRGGGLLFVSGDHLRYLAPTTPGTYTAAYRIAGPDGQTADATVSVSVRERDRVTNAAPVPPTVTARVVAGQSVRVAVPLTGTDPDGDSVQVVGVASNPAKGSVADVTSDSLTYEAGDYAAGTDEFTYTVVDALGARAAGTVRVGIAPRADQAGSPVAEPDAVTIRPGGTVTVRVLENDSDPEGGDLTVTSAEPTSSDVRAEVLGGETVRVTPPASASRGDFAVSYTVTDEQGATSTAFLTVTVDEDALPLRPEVDDTVLDLQDVLGRQTVTVDVLRNVFFAEGTDADLRVGLLSGYGDGPSVTRDDRIVVRVTESSQVIPFSVTRRDHPDVVSYGFVHVPGSDDALPQIDRTAPAITVRSESTVRIPLSRYVVTANGGTAAVTDPGAVKATHADGSPLVVDDSTLQFTSSKLFFGKASISFEVTDGSDANGGAGRVATLVLPITVTPRSNQPPALTGTTIEMEPGSRRVLDLTKLTDYPYPADLSELRWTVIEQPGDGTRASVSGRRLTIDVGDSARTGSRAVIGVGVADSTDQGRSGRIAVDVVGSTRPLVQPGADAAVVRRGESTTVDVLANDRQTNPFPGRPLRVTDIRGLSGGLPAGVSVSPSADKSRLRVAVAAGASTTDTHLQYRVTDATGDDARAVWGDVTISVQDVPDAPGTPTRTGAETGGQITLTWATPRSNNAPVTGYRVTGTNGITQDCGTATVCTVTGLDATASYRFRVVAENAVGRSDPSPQSAVMSADFVPAAPVGLTVVPDPTNPDQVDVSWQAVPRPSRGSAVDDHLVTITGPGLSATTRTGTATSTSFSGATSGASYVVTVSARNDAGRDGTVVQWNSATATGTAVGRPGAPQDIRAVTGDVPDSRGKSIVTVTWAAADGAGGSGPTYRVYRVGVGATPSCAALAGQTPVGTQSGTTDAGVGGGGTRYAVVSDNGLFCNVGYADAVTYETPAGTPDPTLEIVAGSSATQSDLRVTAPGGEVDHYRLQTGGTDVDLRPGQRWTGVPGTGARNAPAELTLQACGAPGDAFCTADAWRGTGVAFDTSSTVTAAREGHPLPVDGPTVSDGVRVVSYTVRWYTDGVGSAPLAGNETSTWQAGEAPPSAPVGVRSVRVGVTLTATGGVPYTATTGDASPVSPVAPLAPPPAEGQTPSPDPTEPAP, encoded by the coding sequence GTGACGACTGCGGTCGCGGTCGTCGTGGGCGCGGTCGTCGCCGGTACCGCGCTCCTCTCCGACGGCTACCACGCCCAGCGCGTCGACCTCGGCGACGGCACGGTCTGGGTCCCGTCCGCGGAGTACGGCGCCATCGGCCGCGCGAACCCGGGCATCCTCGAGCTGAACACGGCGGTCGAGACCTCGTCGGACGCCGTGTCGGTCCTCCAACGGGGTTCGACCGTCTACAGCGTGGACGAGACGAAGGGCACCGTCGCCCGGGTCGACGTCACCGACGCGACCCTCGGGGACGCGGTCACACTGCCTCCCGGGAGCCCCCGCGTGCTCTTCGCCGGTGCGACCGCAGTCGTGGGCAACGGCGAGACCGGCGGGCTCTGGACGACCCCCGCAGCCGACCTCGACGAGTTCGACGCATCGACGGAACCGGACCTGACGCTCGGCGCGGACGCGGTGTTCGACGCGTCCGAGGAGCGCGTGGGCGTGTACTCGCCACGGACCGGGACGGCCTCGCTCGTGTCCCTCGGCGACTCGCCCTCGGTGCGGCAGCGGTGGACGGTCCGGATGGACCGGGATCACGACTTCCAGGTCGCGGCGATCGGCGACCACGTCGCCGTCCTCGACCGGACGGACCGCGTGCTCTCGGTCGACGGGCGGGACGTCGAGCTCGGTGACCGGGTCGGTCAGGCGCCGGCGCTGCAGCACTCGAGCGCCGACGGTGACACGGTCGTGGTCGCGGGATCGGCGGGACTCGTCCGCGTCTCCACGTCCGGGGCCGTGACGGGGACGACGCTCGACGTGTCCGGCCGCGCCGCCCGGCCGTGGCTCGACGGGCGGTGCACCTTCGGAGCCTGGAACGGCGGTCAGGCCGTCGACACGTGCAGCGGCCGCGCCCTCCAGCGACTCGACCGCATGCCCGGCGGCGCTGCGCTGCAGATCGTCCACAACGGCGAGGCCGTCGTCGCGAACGACCCCGAGACGGGTCGGTCCTGGGCGGTCGACCGCAGCGGCCAGCTCATCGACAACTGGGCCGACCTCGTCGACCGCGAAGCCGACCAGCAGCAGGAGCGGACCTCCGACGACGAGGCCGAGGTCGAGGAGGACCAGGCGCCGCCCGTCGCCGTCGACGACGACCTCGGAGCCCGCCCGGGGCGGACGACCACGCTGCCGGTGCTGCTGAACGACCACGACCCGAACGGCGACCCGCTCGTCATCGACGAGCTCGGCCCGGTCGACGAGTCCGTGGCGCGGGTGGCCGTGGTGTCGAACGGCCAGCAGCTGCAGATCGCCCTGCCGGCGACCGCTACCGGTGTCGTGTCCTTCCCGTACACGATCACGGACGGGAACGGTGGGTCGGCCACCGCCACGGTCCGGGTGACGGTCCGGCCGGAGTCCGAGAACGACCCGCCGCGTCAGGCCCGCGACACCACGGCGGACGTCGTGCAGGGCGGACACGTCTCGACCAACGTGCTCGGCGACTGGATCGACCCGGACGGCGACCCCGTGTACCTCGCGTCGGCAGCCCCGTCCGACGGCGACCACACCTCGACGACACCGGACGGGCTGCTCGACTACCGCAACGACAGCGGGAAGACGGGCGACCGCGTCCAGCAGATCACGGTGAGCGACGGTCGCGAGCCTGGTCGGGGCTCGGTGACCGTGGCCGTCGCCGCCCAGGGGGACGTCCCGCTGCGGGCGGACGCCTTCCCCGTGGATGGCTACGCCGACGAGGCCTTCACGGTGGAGCCGCTCGAGCACGTCCGCGGTGGCAACGGTGCGGTCACCCTGACGAGCGTCTCCTCGGCCCCTGGACTCACGGTGACCCCGAGCTACGACGCCGGCACGGTCCGGGTCGAGGCCCGGTCCGCAGGGGACTGGCAGCTGGAGTACACCGTCTCGGACGGGACGAAGACCGCGAGCGGCGTCATCCGTGTCACCGTGCAGGCCCCACCGGACGCCTCCGCTGCCCCGGTCACCACCCCGAAGACGGTGTTCGTCACCACGCTCTCCTCGAAGGACACCGACGTCACGGCGACGGACTCCGACCCCGCCGGCGGGGTGCTGCTCGTCACCGGGCTGGACGGGCCGCCGTCAGCATCCGGTGTCCGGGCGAGTGTGCTCGACCAGCACGTCGTCCGGGTGGCGCTCACCGCCCCGCTCGACGGGCCGGTCTCCTTCGGGTACACGGTGTCGAACGGGCTCGCCACCGCGACCGGCACCGTCACCGTGGTCGAGATCCCGAGACCGGACCGCATCCAGCCACCGGTGGCCCAACCGGACACGGCGACCGTCCGTGTGGGGGCCGTGACGGACATCGACGTCCTCGACAACGACAGCCAGCCCGAGGGTGAGGCGTTGTCGCTGCTGCCGGACCTCGTGCAGGGCGTCCCGCGGGGCGGCGGACTGCTCTTCGTCTCGGGCGACCACCTGCGCTACCTCGCGCCGACCACGCCGGGAACGTACACCGCCGCCTACCGCATCGCCGGTCCCGACGGGCAGACCGCGGATGCGACCGTGTCCGTCTCGGTGCGCGAGCGCGACCGTGTGACGAACGCCGCGCCGGTGCCCCCGACCGTGACCGCGCGGGTCGTCGCCGGACAGTCCGTCCGCGTGGCGGTACCCCTCACCGGGACCGACCCGGACGGTGACTCGGTACAGGTCGTGGGCGTCGCGTCGAACCCCGCCAAGGGTTCCGTCGCCGACGTGACGAGTGACTCCCTCACCTACGAGGCAGGCGACTACGCGGCCGGGACCGACGAGTTCACCTACACGGTCGTCGACGCGCTCGGCGCCCGTGCCGCCGGGACCGTCCGGGTCGGGATCGCCCCACGCGCCGACCAGGCCGGCAGCCCGGTGGCCGAACCGGACGCCGTCACGATCCGTCCCGGTGGCACGGTCACGGTGCGCGTGCTCGAGAACGACTCCGACCCGGAGGGCGGTGACCTCACCGTCACGTCGGCCGAACCGACCTCGTCCGACGTCCGGGCGGAGGTCCTCGGCGGGGAGACCGTCCGGGTCACGCCGCCGGCGTCGGCGTCCCGTGGGGACTTCGCCGTGTCGTACACCGTCACCGACGAGCAGGGAGCGACGAGCACCGCCTTCCTCACGGTGACCGTCGACGAGGACGCGCTGCCCCTGCGTCCCGAGGTCGACGACACGGTGCTCGACCTGCAGGACGTCCTCGGGCGGCAGACCGTCACGGTCGACGTGCTGCGCAACGTGTTCTTCGCCGAGGGCACCGATGCCGACCTCCGCGTCGGGTTGCTGTCGGGCTACGGTGACGGTCCCTCGGTGACCCGCGACGACCGCATCGTCGTCCGTGTGACCGAGTCCTCGCAGGTGATCCCGTTCTCGGTGACCCGTCGCGACCACCCGGACGTGGTGTCGTACGGCTTCGTCCACGTGCCGGGCTCCGACGACGCGCTGCCGCAGATCGACCGGACCGCTCCGGCGATCACGGTGCGGAGCGAGTCGACGGTCCGGATCCCGCTCTCGCGCTACGTCGTGACGGCGAACGGGGGGACCGCTGCGGTGACGGACCCCGGGGCGGTGAAGGCGACGCACGCGGACGGGAGCCCGCTCGTCGTCGACGACTCCACGCTGCAGTTCACCTCGTCGAAGCTGTTCTTCGGCAAGGCCTCGATCTCGTTCGAGGTCACCGACGGTTCCGATGCGAACGGAGGCGCCGGCCGGGTCGCGACCCTCGTGCTGCCGATCACGGTGACCCCGCGCTCGAACCAGCCGCCGGCGCTGACCGGGACGACGATCGAGATGGAGCCGGGCAGCCGTCGGGTCCTCGACCTCACGAAGCTCACGGACTACCCCTACCCGGCGGACCTGTCCGAACTCCGGTGGACGGTCATCGAACAGCCCGGCGACGGCACCCGGGCGTCGGTGTCGGGCCGTCGTCTGACGATCGACGTCGGTGACTCCGCCAGGACGGGCAGCCGCGCCGTCATCGGCGTCGGCGTGGCGGACTCGACGGACCAGGGGCGGTCGGGGCGCATCGCCGTCGACGTCGTCGGCTCGACGCGCCCGCTGGTCCAGCCGGGAGCGGACGCTGCCGTCGTCCGCCGTGGCGAGTCCACCACGGTCGACGTGCTGGCGAACGACCGTCAGACGAACCCGTTCCCCGGTCGGCCCCTGCGGGTCACCGACATCCGTGGTCTCTCCGGTGGTCTCCCGGCAGGCGTCTCGGTGAGCCCGAGCGCCGACAAGAGCCGCCTGCGCGTCGCCGTCGCCGCTGGCGCGTCGACGACCGACACGCACCTGCAGTACCGCGTCACGGACGCCACGGGCGACGACGCGCGTGCCGTCTGGGGCGACGTCACGATCTCGGTGCAGGACGTCCCCGACGCCCCGGGCACCCCCACACGGACCGGTGCCGAGACCGGCGGGCAGATCACCCTCACGTGGGCGACGCCGCGGTCGAACAACGCGCCGGTCACGGGCTACCGCGTGACCGGCACGAACGGGATCACGCAGGACTGCGGGACCGCGACGGTCTGCACCGTCACCGGCCTGGACGCGACGGCCTCCTACCGGTTCCGCGTGGTCGCCGAGAACGCGGTCGGCCGGTCCGACCCGTCCCCGCAGTCCGCGGTGATGAGCGCGGACTTCGTCCCGGCGGCACCGGTCGGCCTCACCGTGGTCCCGGACCCGACGAACCCCGACCAGGTCGACGTGTCGTGGCAGGCCGTCCCGCGCCCCTCGCGTGGCAGCGCGGTCGACGACCACCTCGTGACCATCACGGGACCGGGCCTGTCCGCGACGACACGGACCGGGACGGCGACCTCGACGTCGTTCTCCGGAGCGACGAGCGGTGCCTCCTACGTGGTCACGGTGTCGGCCCGTAACGACGCCGGTCGTGACGGCACCGTCGTGCAGTGGAACAGCGCGACGGCGACCGGGACCGCCGTCGGCCGGCCCGGCGCGCCGCAGGACATCCGTGCCGTCACGGGGGACGTGCCCGACAGCCGGGGGAAGTCGATCGTCACGGTCACCTGGGCCGCGGCGGACGGTGCCGGTGGTTCGGGTCCGACCTACCGCGTGTACCGGGTCGGCGTCGGAGCGACCCCGAGTTGCGCGGCCCTCGCCGGTCAGACGCCGGTCGGTACCCAGTCCGGCACCACGGACGCCGGTGTCGGCGGCGGGGGCACCCGGTACGCGGTGGTGTCCGACAACGGTCTCTTCTGCAACGTGGGCTACGCCGACGCCGTGACCTACGAGACCCCCGCCGGCACACCCGACCCGACGCTCGAGATCGTCGCCGGGAGCAGCGCGACGCAGTCCGACCTCCGGGTCACGGCCCCTGGTGGCGAGGTCGACCACTACCGCCTGCAGACCGGGGGGACCGACGTCGACCTGCGACCGGGCCAACGGTGGACCGGCGTCCCGGGGACCGGGGCCCGGAACGCGCCGGCCGAACTCACGCTCCAGGCGTGCGGCGCGCCCGGTGACGCCTTCTGCACCGCGGACGCCTGGCGCGGGACGGGCGTCGCGTTCGACACCTCGAGCACCGTGACCGCGGCTCGCGAGGGGCACCCCCTCCCGGTGGACGGTCCCACGGTCTCGGACGGGGTCCGCGTCGTCTCGTACACCGTGCGCTGGTACACCGACGGTGTCGGCAGTGCTCCGCTCGCGGGGAACGAGACGAGCACCTGGCAGGCGGGGGAAGCCCCACCGAGTGCTCCCGTCGGGGTCAGGTCGGTCCGGGTCGGGGTCACGCTCACGGCCACCGGCGGAGTGCCGTACACGGCGACGACGGGGGACGCCTCGCCGGTGTCGCCCGTCGCCCCGCTGGCGCCGCCGCCCGCCGAGGGGCAGACGCCGAGCCCTGACCCCACCGAGCCGGCCCCGTGA
- a CDS encoding serine/threonine-protein kinase: protein MARRLPSTPPVLPGFSPVHVLGSGGFADVFLYEQDMPRRQVAVKVLLDEVVDDRVRQMFQAEANLMARLSTHPSILTVFQASVAADGRPYLVMELCSASLSERYRREPVPVSQVLSVGVRIGSALETAHREGVLHRDVKPSNILLTAYGNPVLSDFGIAATLGEADPDEPIGMSIPWSAPEVLADESRGTIQSEVYSLAATVSSLLAGRSPFEVSGGDNSAAALMARIDKGGPRATGRPDVPPTLERLLAAAMSRRPQHRPTTVMDLVRGFQQVEAELSLPQTPAEVAVEAWAVSSPAREGERTVVGGIGSPTRTGRRRRTPATLRGGAAATAPSGVGTVHRSASAVRGRRGPRSAVLWASVASAVVIAALAVTTLVVVTRGGADAVPVVTDLRATAGGSSVTFRWTDPGLRPGDTFVVTADGTTSQQSGTTFVVTGRPGAEQCISVAVNRDGRTGDSSDERCATIGAAS from the coding sequence ATGGCGCGCAGGCTGCCGTCGACCCCTCCGGTCCTCCCGGGGTTCAGCCCGGTGCACGTCCTCGGGTCCGGGGGCTTCGCGGACGTGTTCCTCTACGAGCAGGACATGCCACGGCGCCAGGTCGCCGTCAAGGTCCTGCTCGACGAGGTCGTCGACGACCGGGTCCGGCAGATGTTCCAGGCCGAGGCCAACCTCATGGCCCGCCTCAGCACCCACCCCTCGATCCTCACGGTCTTCCAGGCCAGTGTCGCCGCCGACGGTCGCCCGTACCTGGTGATGGAGTTGTGCTCCGCGTCCCTCAGTGAGCGGTACCGGCGTGAGCCCGTGCCCGTGTCGCAGGTGCTCTCAGTGGGGGTGCGCATCGGTTCCGCGCTCGAGACCGCCCACCGTGAGGGCGTCCTGCACCGTGACGTCAAGCCCTCGAACATCCTGCTCACGGCGTACGGCAACCCGGTCCTGTCCGACTTCGGCATCGCCGCCACCCTCGGCGAGGCAGACCCGGACGAGCCCATCGGCATGTCGATCCCGTGGTCGGCGCCGGAGGTCCTCGCCGACGAGTCCCGCGGGACGATCCAGTCCGAGGTCTACTCGCTCGCGGCGACCGTGTCCTCGCTCCTCGCCGGACGCAGCCCGTTCGAGGTGTCCGGTGGCGACAACAGCGCTGCGGCGCTGATGGCGCGGATCGACAAGGGCGGCCCCCGCGCCACCGGCAGGCCGGACGTCCCGCCGACGCTGGAGCGCCTGCTCGCGGCGGCCATGTCACGGCGCCCGCAGCACCGCCCGACGACGGTCATGGACCTCGTCCGGGGGTTCCAGCAGGTCGAGGCCGAACTCAGCCTCCCGCAGACCCCGGCCGAGGTCGCCGTCGAGGCATGGGCGGTCTCGAGCCCGGCGCGCGAGGGCGAGCGGACCGTCGTCGGCGGCATCGGCAGCCCGACCCGCACCGGACGTCGTCGGCGCACCCCGGCGACGCTCCGGGGCGGGGCGGCAGCGACCGCTCCGAGCGGCGTCGGGACGGTGCACCGCAGCGCGTCGGCCGTCCGCGGTCGCCGCGGCCCCCGCAGCGCCGTCCTCTGGGCCTCCGTCGCCTCGGCCGTCGTCATCGCCGCCCTGGCCGTCACGACCCTGGTCGTGGTCACCCGTGGTGGTGCCGACGCCGTGCCCGTCGTGACCGACCTCCGCGCGACGGCGGGCGGCTCGTCCGTCACCTTCCGGTGGACCGACCCCGGCCTCCGGCCCGGCGACACGTTCGTCGTGACCGCCGACGGGACGACCAGTCAACAGTCCGGCACGACCTTCGTGGTCACCGGACGCCCAGGGGCCGAACAGTGCATCAGCGTCGCGGTGAACCGTGACGGTCGGACCGGCGACAGCAGTGACGAGCGCTGTGCGACGATCGGCGCGGCGTCGTGA
- a CDS encoding protein phosphatase 2C domain-containing protein, whose protein sequence is MTELGRATSSHAIALPDAGGATLTLSWGAATDVGRRRDHNEDSYVVDAPYFVVADGMGGHLAGDRASDAVVRRLADSTREPFASRQTIQRALLLATADIERAAGGNAIGAGTTVTGVALVAGQGQPAALVFNVGDSRTYRSEAGGPLKRLTIDHSVVQEMVDAGVLRAEDAESHPDSNVITRAVGFGEPPEPDWWTIPLRTGDRYVVCSDGLTKEIGDVGISRIAAKVDDPQELAERLVGDAVIAGGRDNVTVVVLQVDEAPESTDDVEDTLPRR, encoded by the coding sequence GTGACCGAACTCGGCCGTGCAACCTCCTCCCACGCGATCGCCCTGCCCGACGCCGGAGGTGCGACCCTCACGCTCTCGTGGGGAGCAGCGACGGACGTCGGACGACGCCGTGACCACAACGAGGACAGCTACGTCGTCGACGCCCCCTACTTCGTCGTCGCGGACGGCATGGGCGGGCACCTGGCGGGCGACCGTGCCTCGGACGCCGTCGTCCGTCGACTCGCCGACTCGACCCGGGAGCCGTTCGCCTCGCGCCAGACCATCCAGCGCGCGCTGCTCCTCGCGACGGCGGACATCGAGCGCGCGGCCGGCGGCAACGCGATCGGTGCAGGGACGACCGTCACCGGCGTCGCGCTCGTCGCCGGGCAGGGCCAGCCCGCCGCACTCGTGTTCAACGTCGGGGACTCACGCACCTACCGCAGCGAAGCCGGGGGACCGCTCAAGCGCCTGACGATCGACCACTCGGTCGTCCAGGAGATGGTCGACGCCGGTGTCCTCCGCGCCGAGGACGCCGAGTCGCACCCGGACAGCAACGTCATCACCCGAGCCGTCGGGTTCGGGGAACCCCCGGAGCCGGACTGGTGGACGATCCCGCTGCGCACGGGGGACCGCTACGTCGTGTGCTCCGACGGCCTCACCAAGGAGATCGGCGACGTCGGCATCTCGCGGATCGCCGCCAAGGTGGACGACCCGCAGGAGCTGGCAGAACGGCTGGTCGGCGATGCGGTCATCGCCGGCGGCCGGGACAACGTGACCGTCGTGGTGCTGCAGGTCGACGAGGCCCCCGAGTCGACCGACGACGTCGAGGACACGCTTCCGAGACGATGA